The following are encoded together in the Gadus chalcogrammus isolate NIFS_2021 chromosome 2, NIFS_Gcha_1.0, whole genome shotgun sequence genome:
- the LOC130401400 gene encoding guanine nucleotide-binding protein subunit alpha-13-like: MADFLPSRSLLSLCFPNCLLTSSEAEQVRKSKEIDKCLNRDKTYVKRLVKILLLGAGESGKSTFLKQMRIIHGQDFDQRAKEEFRGTIFSNVIKGVRVLVDAREKLHIPWSDPANQRHGSTMMAFDTRSAMTSGHGTVETKVFQHYLPSIRALWADAAIQQAYDRRREFQLGESVKYFLDNLEKLGKSDYLPSQQDILLARKPTKGIHEYDFEIKNVPFKMVDVGGQRSERRRWFECFDSVTSILFLVSSSEYDQVLMEDRQTNRLSESLNIFETIVNNRVFSNVSIILFLNKFDLLERKVAARVSIRDYFPEFSGDPGSLADVQRFLVDCFRGKRREQPPAQQAQKPLYHHFTTAINTENIRLVFRDVKDTILHDNLKQLMLQ, from the exons ATGGCGGATTTCCTGCCGTCCCGGTCCCTTTTATCGCTATGTTTTCCTAACTGTCTCCTCACGAGTAGCGAAGCGGAACAAGTACGAAAATCGAAGGAAATAGACAAGTGTCTCAACCGAGACAAGACGTATGTGAAGCGCCTGGTGAAGATTCTGCTGCTCGGAGCGGGCGAGAGTGGCAAGTCCACTTTCCTCAAGCAGATGCGCATCATCCACGGACAAGACTTCGATCAGAGGGCCAAGGAGGAGTTCAGAGGAACCATTTTTAGCAACGTGATAAAAG gTGTCCGTGTGTTGGTGGACGCCCGGGAGAAGCTCCACATCCCTTGGAGCGACCCGGCCAACCAGCGGCACGGGAGCACCATGATGGCCTTCGACACCCGCTCGGCCATGACCAGCGGCCACGGCACGGTGGAGACCAAGGTGTTCCAGCACTACCTTCCCTCCATCAGAGCCCTCTGGGCCGACGCCGCCATCCAGCAGGCCTACGACCGGCGCAGAGAGTTCCAGCTG GGGGAGTCGGTCAAGTATTTCCTGGACAATTTGGAAAAGCTTGGCAAGTCG GACTACCTTCCCAGCCAGCAAGACATCCTCTTGGCCAGGAAACCCACGAAAGGCATCCACGAGTACGACTTTGAGATCAAGAACGTGCCCTTCAAGATGGTGGACGTGGGGGGGCAGCGCTCTGAGCGCCGGCGCTGGTTTGAGTGCTTTGACTCGGTGACCTCCATCCTGTTCCTGGTGTCGTCCTCCGAGTACGACCAG gtgctgaTGGAGGACCGGCAGACCAACCGTCTGAGCGAGTCGCTCAACATCTTCGAGACGATCGTGAACAACCGCGTGTTCAGCAACGTctccatcatcctcttcctcaacaaGTTCGACCTGCTGGAGCGCAAGGTGGCGGCGCGCGTGTCGATCCGGGACTACTTCCCCGAGTTCTCGGGCGACCCGGGCAGCCTGGCCGACGTGCAGCGCTTCCTGGTCGACTGCTTCCGGGGCAAGCGGCGCGAGCAGCCGCCGGCGCAGCAGGCCCAGAAGCCCCTGTACCACCACTTCACCACGGCCATCAACACGGAGAACATCCGCCTGGTGTTCCGCGACGTCAAGGACACCATCCTCCACGACAACCTCAAGCAGCTGATGCTGCAGTGa
- the cog1 gene encoding LOW QUALITY PROTEIN: conserved oligomeric Golgi complex subunit 1 (The sequence of the model RefSeq protein was modified relative to this genomic sequence to represent the inferred CDS: inserted 1 base in 1 codon) translates to MGFSGVNEPATKMTVSTAESLRVSEIKDPWVLFERYNTEEIRRIERKVRGEIEQKKEELRQMVGERYRDLIDAADTIGEMRQCSQSVVLSIQDMNHYCQKLKQGKPNRETIAKQETQLKCQGKFYNMAAQIRLLLEIPECIWSAMESLQYLKATQLYLLCCHLHGMLKLETATGPHCSPILARFPILVRQVATTGHFRSAILLHSRSLLRGRAVSDQAIAEALVSTMLLEDSSPRQALADFLLARKSSIYQLLNQPQQGAGIKAQVCSLVELLVTTLFQAYAVFYMPPEGGHRPGEGALTCGILFSTLENVTSTVPAGKDKRILQEEMSTGSVFRYLPSSVSEFQPVLRTLARPIQREQLRDTLQQWITTCKEDICSGISSLLVYVTSLKALAAIRDAIWDLLSTDSISLHWGSVCQCLLERPLDVWEDFLQLLFLQRLQAITKDQMDTISVSSTQLLTSALRDLEGPAPQAAAPPKGHGGRFESDVASFLWSEAPGDLLSDSAWVSVAQRDPQHHSGLAMKTLALTPCVQSFCTALDAKLRTRLDDLQHYLPVQEPGSSYPSPALQGTRPAKGLAASAFDRFKDAADVEQSLRDSCLACVQQILSHIRSELSSGEPHPDLGTVLFVARLCQSMGDLCTNLRHCVLGREGSSEAARETPRPGRKLGKAKAPAQVGPAQARWVGLRRDLGACSMDAYRIWSSALSKALVDXFATALNGDTPGAILKTATSWEELEIQEEAESGSSVTSKIRLPVQPSWFVQALLFQLCLEVNRVGGHALPRPTLHELLKSCLDQVLHHYHSITQQTQDKDHGFPVTQTRALQLLFDLRYLCTTLSPRAEGGQGGRSSQDPRIQQVCDWLEGFIDPFDLDVFTAPLSAHLNRLSQRTSVLLGFLTDTEKQFVQRNSAGSSQEQYNILPLASSQIRFGLLPLSMSNTRLTKADRQAVDPVSRYFE, encoded by the exons ATGGGATTCAGTGGCGTCAATGAGCCTGCTACCAAGATGACTGTCAGTACGGCGGAGTCCCTCCGTGTCTCGGAGATTAAAGACCCTTGGGTCTTGTTTGAGCGCTACAACACTGAAGAAATTCGCCGAATAGAGCGCAAGGTCCGCGGCGAAATTGAACAGAAGAAGGAAGAGCTCAGGCAGATGGTAGGCGAGCGCTACCGGGATCTGATCGACGCGGCGGACACTATCGGAGAGATGAGACAGTGCTCGCAGAGCGTCGTCCTGTCTATCCAGGATATGAACCACTACTGTCAAAAGTTGAAACAAGGGAAGCCCAATAGAGAAACAATCGCTAAACAGGAG ACCCAGTTGAAATGTCAGGGAAAGTTCTACAACATGGCAGCACAGATCCGGCTCCTCCTGGAGATCCCCGAGTGTATCTGGAGCGCCATGGAGTCGTTGCAGTACCTCAAGGCCACCCAGCTCTACCTGCTCTGCTGCCACCTACACGGGATGCTGAAGCTGGAGACCGCCACAGGCCCTCACTGCAGCCCCATCCTAGCCCGCTTCCCCATACTCGTTCGTCAAGTGGCAACAACAGGACACTtcag gtCGGCCATCCTGCTCCACAGTAGGTCTCTGCTCCGGGGCCGGGCCGTGTCGGACCAGGCCATCGCCGAGGCCTTGGTGTCCACCATGCTGCTGGAGGACAGCTCACCTCGCCAGGCGCTCGCTGACTTCCTGCTGGCCAGGAAGTCCAGCATCTACCAGCTGCTGAACCAGCCACAGCAAG GGGCTGGGATCAAAGCCCAGGTGTGCAGCTTGGTGGAGCTGCTGGTCACCACTCTCTTCCAGGCCTACGCCGTCTTCTACATGCCCCCTGAAGGAGGCCACAGGCCTGGGGAGGGTGCACTGACCTGCGGCATACTCTTCTCCACCCTGGAGAACGTCACGTCCACGGTCCCCGCAG GTAAAGATAAAAGGATATTGCAGGAGGAGATGAGCACAGGAAGCGTGTTCAGGTACCTCCCGTCGTCGGTCTCTGAGTTCCAGCCGGTGCTGCGGACGCTGGCGCGCCCCATCCAGAGGGAGCAGCTCCGCGACACGCTGCAGCAGTGGATCACCAC GTGTAAGGAGGACATTTGCAGCGGCATCAGTAGCCTGCTGGTGTATGTGACCAGCCTGAAGGCCCTGGCGGCCATCAGAGATGCTATCTGGGACCTCCTCTCCACTGACTCCATCAGCCTGCACTGGggcagtgtgtgtcagtgcctgCTGGAGCGCCCCCTGGATGTTTGGGAGGACTTCCTGCAGCTTCTCTTCCTCCAGCGCCTGCAG GCCATCACTAAAGACCAAATGGACACCATCTCCGTCAGCTCCACCCAGCTCCTCACCTCGGCCCTCCGGGATCTagagggccccgccccccaggccGCAGCGCCCCCTAAAGGCCACGGCGGGCGCTTTGAGTCGGACGTCGCCTCCTTCCTGTGGTCCGAGGCCCCGGGGGACCTGCTGAGCGACAGCGCCTGGGTGAGCGTGGCCCAGCGCGACCCGCAGCACCACAGCGGGCTGGCCATGAAGACGCTGGCGCTCACGCCCTGCGTGCAGAGCTTCTGCACCGCTCTGGACGCCAAGCTCCGCACCCGGCTGGACGACCTGCAGCACTACCTCCCCGTACAGGAACCAG GGTCCTCCTACCCCAGCCCGGCTCTCCAAGGCACCAGGCCGGCCAAGGGCCTCGCCGCATCAGCCTTCGATCGCTTCAAAGACGCCGCCGACGTGGAGCAGAGCTTACGGGACTCCTGCTTGGCCTGCGTCCAACAGATCCTGTCTCACATCCGGTCCGAGCTGTCCTCCGGCGAGCCCCACCCCGACCTCGGCACGGTCCTCTTTGTGGCCCGCCTGTGCCAGTCCATGGGGGACCTGTGCACGAACCTCAGGCACTGCGTcttggggagggagggcagcTCAGAGGCCGCCAGGGAGACCCCCAGACCGGGGAGGAAGCTGGGCAAGGCCAAGGCTCCGGCCCAGGTGGGGCCCGCCCAGGCCAGGTGGGTCGGCCTGAGGCGGGACCTCGGGGCCTGCAGCATGGACGCCTACCGCATCTGGAGCAGCGCCCTGTCCAAG GCACTGGTGG CATTTGCAACGGCGCTCAATGGCGATACTCCGGGTGCCATCCTGAAAACGGCCACGAGCTGGGAGGAGCTAGAGATccaggaggaggcggagtcGGGCAGCAGCGTCACGTCCAAAATAAGACTTCCTGTGCAG CCCTCCTGGTTCGTCCAGGCGCTGCTGTTCCAGCTGTGCCTGGAGGTGAACAGAGTCGGCGGCCACGCCTTGCCGAGACCCACCTTGCATGAGCTGCTGAAGTCCTGCCTGGACCAGGTCCTCCATCACTACCACAGCATCACGCAGCAGACCCAGGACAAG GACCACGGCTTCCCCGTGACCCAGACCAGAGCGCTGCAGCTGCTGTTCGACCTGCGGTACCTCTGCACCACGCTGAGCCCCCGGGCGGAGGGGGGCCAGGGCGGGCGCTCGTCTCAGGACCCCAG GATCCAACAGGTCTGCGATTGGTTGGAGGGTTTCATAGATCCCTTTGATCTTGACGTGTTCACGGCACCACTCAGCGCCCACCTCAACCGCCTGTCCCAGAGGACCTCG GTGCTTTTGGGGTTCttaacagacacagagaaacaatTTGTGCAGCGAAACAGCGCTGGGAGCTCCCAGGAGCAATACAACATCCTGCCACTGGCCAGCAGCCAGATCAG GTTTGGTCTGCTGCCTCTGAGCATGTCCAACACGAGGCTCACCAAGGCGGACCGACAGGCCGTCGATCCAGTGTCACGG TATTTTGAATAG
- the LOC130402656 gene encoding CD209 antigen-like: MLHDKSLYRVSTTKKGWRASREDCQKRKADLVVINSREELAFVSRLMGSSWIGLSDREKEGTHKWVDGNPMTSSWRHVKPRDDGGARDCVVAGEDGWSEEPCNRLHHWICEKVLDLDHLEAERNKEGSVMPTEEEEEAPSITEFHSSTHVLPVGQTARYTCHAGGTPEPTVEWLHNGRPLERDGTDDQSEAWVERGFLFVRGGRYGVNTVCCMASNSAGTANHSAELLVFDACDLTLDPNTANGHLLCLRTTGW, translated from the exons ATGCTTCACGACAAGAGTCTCTACCGTGTTTCTACTACGAAGAAGGGCTGGAGGGCCAGTAGAGAAGACTGTCAGAAGAGAAAGGCAGACCTGGTGGTCATCAACAGCAGAgaagaactg GCGTTTGTCAGCAGATTGATGGGTTCTTCCTGGATTGGACTGAGTGAtcgagagaaggaggggacccacaagtgggtggatggtaaccccatgacctcaag ttggagacacgttaaaccacgcgatgacggcggagcaagagactgcgtcgtagcaggggaggacggctggtctgaagagccgtgtaacagactgcaccactggatctgtgagaaggtcctagacctggatcatctggaggctgagcggaacaaagagg gttcagtgatgcccacggaggaggaggaggaggcccccagcatcacagagttccactcctctacccacgtgttgcccgtgggccaaacggcccgctacacctgccacgccggcggcacgccggagcccacagtagagtggctccacaacggcaggcccctggagagggacggcacagacgaccaatcagaggcctgggtggagaggggcttcctcttcgtcagaggtgggaggtacggcgtgaacacggtctgctgcatggcgagcaacagtgctggcacggccaatcacagcgctgagctgcttgtctttg atgcctgtgacctcacactggaccccaacacggccaacGGACACCtcctctgtctgaggacaacaggatgGTGA
- the hao1 gene encoding hydroxyacid oxidase 1 has protein sequence MSEHRVCVSDYEVDAKRILPKAVYDYYRSGADQQQTLEDNTAAFNRWRLRPRVLRDVSEVDTSCSVLGQPLSAPLCAAATAMQRMAHPDGETATARACKQAQTGMMLSSWATSTIEEVSVASDGGVLWMQLYIYKDRELTLSLVRRAEEAGYKAIFVTVDTPYLGKRWDDVRNRFKLPSHLSMSNFSTESLAFSEGSYGNDSGLAVYVAKAIDPTLSWDDIAWLKEHTRLPVVVKGILTGEDAKQALSHGVDGILVSNHGGRQLDGVSATLDALEEVVQAVRGCCEVYLDGGVRRGTDVLKALALGARAVFVGRPILWGLACEGEKGVIDVLTLLKDELRLAMALAGCRCTAEISRSTVKRQEFTSRI, from the exons ATGTCCGAGCATcgcgtttgtgtgagtgactACGAGGTGGACGCTAAGAGGATCCTCCCTAAGGCGGTCTACGACTACTACCGCTCCGGGGCGGACCAGCAGCAGACACTAGAGGACAACACAGCTGCCTTCAACAG GTGGCGTCTGCGGCCGCGGGTGCTGCGGGACGTCTCCGAGGTGGACACGTCCTGCTCCGTCCTCGGCCAGCCGCTCAGCGCGCCTCTGTGTGCGGCCGCCACGGCCATGCAGCGGATGGCCCACCCAGACGGAGAGACCGCCACGGCCAGAG CATGTAAACAAGCTCAAACGGGGATGATGCTGAGCTCCTGGGCCACGTCCACCATAGAGGAAGTGAGCGTGGCGAGCGATGGAGGCGTGCTGTGGATGCAGCTTTACATCTACAAGGACCGGGAGCTGACGCTGTCCCTGGTTCGCCGCGCAGAGGAGGCGGGCTACAAGGCCATTTTCGTTACCGTGGACACGCCCTACCTTGGAAAGAGGTGGGATGATGTGCGCAACCGCTTCAAGCTTCCCTCGCACCTCAG tATGTCTAATTTCTCAACAGAATCCTTGGCCTTCTCGGAGGGTAGCTATGGCAACGACAGTGGACTGGCTGTCTATGTTGCCAAGGCGATAGACCCAACCCTTTCTTGGGATGACATTGCCTGGCTTAAAGAACACACGAGACTTCCAGTGGTGGTCAAAGGAATATTAACTG GTGAAGACGCCAAGCAGGCTTTGTCCCATGGAGTCGACGGCATACTGGTGTCCAACCACGGCGGCAGACAGCTGGACGGTGTGTCCGCAACG TTGGACgcgttggaggaggtggtgcaggcCGTGCGGGGCTGCTGTGAGGTGTACCTGGACGGAGGCGTGAGGAGGGGCACGGACGTCCTGAAGGCGCTGGCTTTAGGGGCCAGGGCGGTGTTCGTGGGAAGGCCGATCCTCTGGGGGCTGGCGTGTGAG ggagagaagggagtgaTCGACGTTCTCACACTTCTGAAAGACGAACTTCGTCTGGCAATGGCGCTGGCAG gctGCCGTTGTACAGCAGAGATAAGCAGGTCCACTGTCAAGAGACAGGAATTCACATCCAGAATCTGA